A window of Streptomyces caniferus contains these coding sequences:
- a CDS encoding phosphatase PAP2 family protein, with the protein MHHLAFGGASIDGGPYLWITALAQHVPHGLNTLITYWTDYGLALFAVLMLLGWWRARNGASRTMALALAAPVVVVTAFLADDLVKTFFDEQRPCRTLHAVTVEACPGPGDWSFPSNHATIAAAAAVALLLCDRRLGRIAVPAALLMAASRVWVGAHYPHDVAAGLAAGSLVAGALTPLARRAAPAVDRIRASRLRPLVAAR; encoded by the coding sequence GTGCACCACCTCGCCTTCGGGGGAGCCTCGATCGACGGCGGCCCGTACCTGTGGATCACCGCGCTCGCCCAGCACGTTCCGCACGGCCTGAACACCCTCATCACCTACTGGACCGACTACGGGCTCGCCCTCTTCGCCGTCCTGATGCTGCTCGGCTGGTGGCGGGCCCGGAACGGCGCCTCCCGCACCATGGCACTGGCGCTGGCCGCCCCCGTCGTCGTGGTCACCGCCTTCCTCGCCGACGACCTCGTCAAGACCTTCTTCGACGAACAGCGGCCCTGCCGGACGCTCCATGCCGTCACCGTCGAGGCCTGCCCCGGGCCCGGTGACTGGTCCTTCCCCAGCAACCACGCCACCATCGCCGCGGCGGCCGCGGTCGCCCTGCTGCTGTGCGACCGGCGGCTGGGCCGGATCGCCGTCCCGGCCGCGCTCCTGATGGCCGCCTCCCGCGTCTGGGTCGGCGCGCACTACCCGCACGACGTCGCCGCCGGCCTGGCCGCCGGCTCCCTCGTGGCGGGGGCGCTCACCCCGCTCGCCCGCCGCGCGGCCCCCGCCGTCGACCGGATCCGGGCCTCCCGGCTGCGCCCCCTGGTGGCCGCGCGGTGA
- a CDS encoding GH25 family lysozyme: MLHGVDVSSYNTSYSAEGLDFVFVKATEGRSYINPHQSAQASKARKAGCVVGFYHFLWPGNITAQAKYFVEKCASVQGDLLACDWERTGEGTYASNAQKDQFLAAVKKLRPTHRVLLYCNRDFWLNHDTTSYAADGLWIADYVSAGHPRIKAKWRFHQYTDQPLDKDVADFSTKAALKKWARPA, from the coding sequence ATGCTGCATGGTGTCGATGTCAGCTCCTACAACACCTCGTATTCCGCCGAGGGGCTGGACTTCGTTTTCGTCAAGGCGACCGAGGGCCGCTCCTACATCAATCCGCACCAGTCCGCACAGGCATCAAAGGCCCGTAAAGCGGGCTGTGTGGTCGGTTTCTACCACTTCCTCTGGCCGGGGAATATCACCGCCCAGGCGAAATACTTCGTCGAGAAATGCGCATCGGTGCAAGGTGATCTCCTCGCCTGCGACTGGGAGCGCACCGGCGAGGGGACCTATGCGAGCAATGCCCAGAAGGACCAGTTCCTGGCCGCGGTGAAGAAGCTGCGCCCCACCCACCGGGTGCTGCTCTACTGCAACCGCGACTTCTGGCTCAACCACGACACCACGTCCTACGCGGCCGACGGCCTGTGGATCGCCGACTACGTCTCCGCCGGGCATCCGCGGATCAAGGCGAAGTGGCGCTTCCATCAGTACACCGACCAGCCGCTGGACAAGGATGTCGCGGACTTCTCGACCAAGGCCGCCCTCAAGAAGTGGGCCCGCCCGGCATAA
- the glyA gene encoding serine hydroxymethyltransferase has protein sequence MSLLNSSLHELDPDVAAAVDAELHRQQSTLEMIASENFAPVAVMEAQGSVLTNKYAEGYPGRRYYGGCEHVDVVEQIAIDRIKALFGAEAANVQPHSGAQANAAAMFALIKPGDTILGLNLAHGGHLTHGMKINFSGKLYNVVPYHVDEKTNLVDMEEVERLAKEHRPKLIVAGWSAYPRRLDFAAFRRIADEVGAYLMVDMAHFAGLVAAGLHPNPVPHAHVVTTTTHKTLGGPRGGVILSTQELAKKINSAVFPGQQGGPLEHVIAAKAVSFKVAASDDFKERQQRTLDGARILAERLVRDDVKQHGVSVLSGGTDVHLVLVDLRDSELDGQQAEDRLHEVGITVNRNAIPNDPRPPMVTSGLRIGTPALATRGFQAEDFSEVADIIAEALKPAYDAEALKARVTALAEKFPLYPSL, from the coding sequence ATGTCGCTTCTGAACAGCTCCCTCCATGAGCTCGACCCCGATGTCGCCGCCGCCGTCGACGCCGAACTCCACCGCCAGCAGTCCACCCTCGAAATGATCGCGTCGGAGAACTTCGCCCCCGTCGCCGTCATGGAGGCCCAGGGCTCCGTCCTCACCAACAAGTACGCCGAGGGCTACCCCGGCCGCCGCTATTACGGCGGCTGCGAGCACGTCGACGTGGTCGAGCAGATCGCCATCGACCGCATCAAGGCGCTCTTCGGCGCCGAGGCCGCCAACGTGCAGCCGCACTCCGGCGCGCAGGCCAACGCCGCCGCCATGTTCGCGCTCATCAAGCCGGGCGACACCATCCTGGGTCTCAACCTCGCCCACGGCGGGCACCTGACCCATGGCATGAAGATCAACTTCAGCGGCAAGCTCTACAACGTGGTGCCCTACCACGTCGACGAGAAGACCAACCTCGTCGACATGGAAGAGGTCGAGCGCCTCGCCAAGGAGCACCGCCCCAAGCTGATCGTCGCCGGCTGGTCCGCCTACCCGCGCCGCCTCGACTTCGCCGCCTTCCGCCGCATCGCCGACGAGGTCGGCGCGTACCTCATGGTCGACATGGCGCACTTCGCCGGCCTGGTCGCCGCGGGCCTGCACCCCAACCCGGTGCCGCACGCCCACGTGGTGACCACCACCACCCACAAGACCCTGGGCGGCCCCCGCGGCGGCGTGATCCTGTCCACCCAGGAGCTCGCCAAGAAGATCAACTCCGCGGTCTTCCCCGGCCAGCAGGGCGGCCCCCTCGAGCACGTCATCGCCGCCAAGGCCGTCTCCTTCAAGGTCGCCGCCTCCGACGACTTCAAGGAGCGCCAGCAGCGCACCCTGGACGGCGCCCGCATCCTCGCCGAGCGGCTGGTGCGCGACGACGTCAAGCAGCACGGTGTCTCCGTGCTGTCCGGCGGCACCGACGTCCACCTCGTCCTCGTCGACCTGCGCGACAGCGAGCTCGACGGCCAGCAGGCCGAGGACCGCCTCCACGAGGTCGGCATCACGGTCAACCGCAACGCCATCCCCAACGACCCGCGGCCGCCGATGGTGACCTCGGGCCTGCGGATCGGCACCCCGGCGCTGGCCACCCGCGGCTTCCAGGCCGAGGACTTCAGCGAGGTCGCCGACATCATCGCCGAGGCCCTCAAGCCCGCCTACGACGCCGAAGCCCTCAAGGCCCGCGTCACCGCGCTCGCCGAGAAGTTCCCGCTGTACCCGTCCCTGTGA
- a CDS encoding sensor histidine kinase: MPRPPDRSGTGPGRRLRARLRTWAGSWRGGGPAAWLRTRWLRTRRPASLRTAFAVAFATGAAAVTVLVGFLSYDAAARLVRVDERSVFSQVVRDLRTQVQEKPFLPADYTTPDPDHDGPRDDLTRPTRTDVQILGAGGRIVEPGRPALPAGAGERRIAGERDAGRYAEREAEIGDEEYHVATVALGGGRGAVQVAQKFSETEDLLSALQQRTALLAAAVIALSGAGGWWLARRITGRLVRLTSVAENVAEHGRLDVPVPVAGRDEVARLGRAFDDMLGRLASAVQDQQRLVQDAGHELRTPLTSLRTNISLLKRFDELPPDARDELLADLAGEARELSDLVNELVDLAAGQRDDDPLSEVHLAEVAEKAAASARRRTGREITVRTLRPAVVEGRSAALHRALTNLLENAAKFDAGGTEPIEVVVTGARIEVLDRGPGIADADLTRVFDRFYRAAAARGLPGSGLGLAIVREIATAHGGHAFATRRPGGGATLGFTVGTGSRG, translated from the coding sequence ATGCCCAGGCCCCCCGACCGGTCCGGGACCGGGCCCGGCCGCCGGCTGCGGGCCCGGCTGCGGACCTGGGCGGGCTCCTGGCGCGGCGGCGGGCCGGCCGCCTGGCTGCGCACGCGCTGGCTGCGCACCCGGAGGCCCGCCAGTCTGCGCACCGCCTTCGCGGTCGCGTTCGCCACGGGGGCGGCCGCGGTGACCGTCCTGGTCGGGTTCCTCAGCTACGACGCGGCGGCCCGGCTGGTACGGGTCGACGAGCGGTCGGTGTTCTCGCAGGTCGTACGGGATCTGCGCACCCAGGTCCAGGAGAAGCCGTTCCTGCCCGCCGACTACACGACCCCCGACCCCGACCACGACGGACCGCGCGACGACCTCACCCGGCCCACCCGTACCGATGTGCAGATCCTGGGCGCCGGCGGCCGGATCGTGGAGCCGGGGCGCCCGGCCCTCCCGGCCGGTGCCGGGGAACGCCGGATCGCCGGCGAGCGGGACGCCGGCCGGTACGCGGAGCGGGAGGCGGAGATCGGCGACGAGGAGTACCACGTCGCGACCGTGGCGCTCGGCGGCGGCCGGGGCGCCGTGCAGGTCGCGCAGAAGTTCAGCGAGACCGAGGATCTGCTCTCCGCCCTGCAGCAGCGCACCGCCCTGCTGGCCGCCGCGGTCATCGCGCTGTCCGGTGCGGGCGGCTGGTGGCTGGCGCGCCGGATCACCGGCCGCCTGGTGCGGCTGACCTCGGTCGCCGAGAACGTGGCGGAGCACGGACGGCTGGACGTCCCGGTCCCGGTGGCGGGCCGGGACGAGGTCGCCCGGCTCGGGCGGGCCTTCGACGACATGCTCGGCCGGCTGGCCAGCGCCGTCCAGGACCAGCAGCGCCTCGTCCAGGACGCCGGCCATGAGCTGCGCACCCCGCTGACCTCGCTGCGTACGAACATCTCGCTGCTGAAGCGGTTCGACGAACTGCCGCCGGACGCCCGCGACGAGCTGCTGGCCGATCTGGCGGGCGAGGCCCGTGAACTCAGCGATCTGGTCAACGAACTGGTGGATCTGGCGGCCGGACAGCGCGACGACGACCCGCTCTCGGAGGTGCACCTCGCCGAGGTCGCGGAGAAGGCGGCCGCCTCGGCCCGGCGCCGCACCGGCCGGGAGATCACCGTACGGACCCTCCGCCCGGCGGTGGTCGAGGGCCGGTCCGCGGCCCTGCACCGTGCGCTCACCAATCTGCTGGAGAACGCCGCCAAATTCGACGCGGGCGGCACGGAGCCGATCGAGGTCGTCGTCACCGGGGCCCGCATCGAGGTCCTCGACCGCGGCCCCGGTATCGCGGACGCCGACCTCACCCGGGTCTTCGACCGCTTCTACCGGGCGGCGGCCGCCCGTGGCCTGCCCGGCTCCGGCCTCGGCCTCGCCATCGTCCGCGAAATCGCCACCGCCCACGGCGGCCACGCCTTCGCCACCCGGCGCCCCGGCGGCGGCGCGACGCTGGGCTTCACGGTGGGCACGGGGAGCCGTGGGTAG
- a CDS encoding M56 family metallopeptidase translates to MIFAVWIPLLMPLLAVPAARRLAESLPPRAAAWLLTGCAVALAGCTTAALGLLLTAGALRLPPVAALGHLSLPLLGDDPALSVPAAGVAAGLLTACALAAAHRARRHHVELRTARLATGSHPATGDLCVLPDSAPDAYALPGRPGRVVVTAGMLRALPPDEREALFAHERAHLAGRHHLFLLTVALAAVCHPLLRSLRAPLAYALERWADESAASRVGDRRVTARAIGRAALAARPAAASPRPRTVLAATTGPVPRRVAALLAPEPAPAPPLRTAALARRLIATALLACVTFSAAAALDAAADLHEMVEVAQG, encoded by the coding sequence ATGATCTTCGCCGTCTGGATCCCCCTCCTGATGCCGCTGCTCGCGGTGCCGGCCGCCCGCCGCCTGGCGGAGTCGCTGCCGCCGCGCGCCGCAGCCTGGCTGCTGACCGGCTGCGCGGTCGCGCTCGCCGGCTGTACGACCGCGGCGCTCGGTCTGCTGCTGACCGCCGGGGCGCTCCGGCTGCCTCCGGTCGCCGCCCTGGGCCACCTCTCCCTGCCGCTGCTGGGCGACGATCCGGCGCTGTCGGTCCCCGCGGCCGGTGTCGCCGCCGGTCTGCTCACCGCCTGCGCGCTCGCCGCCGCCCACCGCGCCCGACGCCACCACGTCGAGCTGCGCACCGCCCGGCTCGCCACGGGCTCCCACCCCGCCACCGGCGACCTGTGCGTCCTGCCGGACTCCGCGCCCGACGCCTACGCCCTGCCGGGCCGGCCGGGCCGAGTGGTGGTCACGGCCGGAATGCTGCGGGCCCTGCCCCCGGACGAGCGGGAGGCGCTGTTCGCCCATGAGCGGGCCCATCTCGCGGGCCGGCACCATCTCTTCCTGCTCACGGTCGCGCTCGCCGCGGTCTGCCACCCGCTGCTCCGGTCCCTGCGCGCACCCCTGGCCTACGCCCTGGAGCGCTGGGCCGACGAATCCGCCGCGTCCCGGGTGGGCGACCGCCGCGTCACGGCCCGCGCCATCGGCCGCGCCGCGCTGGCCGCCCGCCCCGCCGCGGCCTCGCCCCGCCCCCGCACCGTCCTCGCCGCGACAACCGGCCCGGTACCCCGCCGCGTCGCCGCCCTGCTGGCCCCCGAACCCGCCCCGGCCCCTCCCCTGCGCACCGCCGCCCTCGCCCGCCGCCTGATCGCCACGGCCCTGCTCGCCTGCGTCACCTTCTCCGCGGCCGCCGCGTTGGATGCGGCGGCCGATCTGCACGAGATGGTGGAGGTTGCGCAAGGGTAG
- a CDS encoding L-serine ammonia-lyase produces the protein MAISVFDLFSIGIGPSSSHTVGPMRAARMFVGRLKKDGLLAQTVTVRAELFGSLGATGHGHGTPKAVLLGLEGHSPRTVDVESADAEVERIRQTKRLRLLGAEIGAAHEIDFDESAELILHRRRALPYHANGMTLFAYDAAGAPLLEKTYYSVGGGFVVDEDAVAGENPIVPDDTALTHPFRTGDELLRLSQQTGLSISALMLENEKAWRTEDEIRAGLLEIWHVMQACVTRGMSREGILPGGLKVRRRAANAARALRSEGDAAARAMEWTTLYAMAVNEENAAGGRVVTAPTNGAAGIIPAVLHYYVNFVPGADEDGVVRFLLAAGAIGMLFKENASISGAEVGCQGEVGSACSMAAGGLAEVLGGSSEQVENAAEIGMEHNLGLTCDPVGGLVQIPCIERNGMAAVKAVTAARMALRGDGRHHVSLDKVIKTMKDTGADMSVKYKETARGGLAVNIIEC, from the coding sequence GTGGCCATCTCCGTCTTCGACCTCTTCTCCATCGGCATCGGCCCCTCCAGCTCCCACACCGTCGGCCCGATGCGCGCCGCCCGGATGTTCGTCGGACGCCTCAAGAAGGACGGTCTGCTCGCCCAGACGGTCACGGTGCGCGCCGAGCTGTTCGGCTCGCTGGGCGCCACCGGCCACGGCCACGGCACCCCCAAGGCCGTCCTCCTCGGCCTGGAGGGCCACTCCCCGCGCACCGTCGACGTCGAGTCCGCCGACGCCGAGGTCGAGCGCATCCGGCAGACCAAGCGTCTGCGACTGCTCGGCGCGGAGATAGGCGCCGCCCACGAGATCGACTTCGACGAGTCGGCCGAGCTGATCCTGCACCGGCGCCGGGCCCTGCCCTACCACGCCAACGGCATGACCCTCTTCGCCTACGACGCCGCCGGCGCCCCCCTGCTGGAGAAGACCTACTACTCGGTCGGCGGCGGCTTCGTCGTGGACGAGGACGCGGTCGCCGGCGAGAACCCGATCGTGCCGGACGACACCGCCCTGACCCACCCCTTCCGCACCGGCGACGAACTGCTGCGGCTGTCCCAGCAGACCGGCCTGTCCATCTCCGCCCTCATGCTGGAGAACGAGAAGGCCTGGCGCACCGAGGACGAGATCCGCGCGGGTCTGCTGGAGATCTGGCACGTCATGCAGGCCTGCGTCACCCGCGGCATGTCCCGTGAGGGGATCCTGCCCGGCGGTCTGAAGGTGCGGCGCCGGGCCGCCAACGCCGCCCGCGCCCTGCGCTCCGAGGGCGACGCGGCGGCCCGCGCGATGGAGTGGACCACCCTCTACGCCATGGCCGTCAACGAGGAGAACGCGGCCGGCGGCCGGGTGGTGACCGCCCCGACGAACGGCGCCGCCGGCATCATCCCGGCCGTCCTGCACTACTACGTCAACTTCGTGCCGGGCGCCGACGAGGACGGCGTCGTCCGCTTCCTGCTCGCGGCCGGCGCCATCGGCATGCTCTTCAAGGAGAACGCCTCCATCTCCGGCGCCGAGGTCGGCTGCCAGGGCGAGGTCGGCTCCGCCTGCTCCATGGCCGCCGGCGGTCTCGCCGAGGTCCTCGGCGGCTCCTCCGAGCAGGTCGAGAACGCCGCGGAGATCGGCATGGAGCACAACCTCGGCCTGACCTGCGACCCCGTCGGCGGCCTCGTCCAGATCCCGTGCATCGAGCGCAACGGCATGGCCGCCGTCAAGGCCGTCACCGCCGCCCGCATGGCCCTGCGCGGCGACGGCCGCCACCATGTGTCCCTCGACAAGGTCATCAAGACCATGAAGGACACCGGCGCCGACATGAGCGTCAAGTACAAGGAGACCGCCCGCGGCGGCCTCGCGGTGAACATCATCGAGTGCTGA
- a CDS encoding response regulator transcription factor gives MTHSVLLAEDDRPIRTALERALTLEGYEVTAVADGIQALAAAHRERPDVILLDVMMPGIDGLQVCQVLRAEQDRTPILMLTARVETADRIAGLDAGADDYVVKPFEVEEVFARLRALLRRTTAGAATDEGGTGAGPGATDEAGGAEGAEEAYDARIADSGVVEAADLRIDGPSRRAWRGERELELTRTEFELLELLARNAGIVLDHSTIYDRIWGYDFGPGSKNLAVYVGYLRRKVDVPGCRPLIHTVRGVGYVLRED, from the coding sequence GTGACCCATTCCGTACTGCTCGCCGAGGACGACCGTCCCATCCGCACCGCGCTGGAGCGTGCCCTGACCCTGGAGGGGTACGAGGTCACCGCCGTCGCGGACGGCATCCAGGCGCTCGCCGCCGCGCACCGCGAGCGGCCCGACGTGATCCTGCTGGACGTGATGATGCCGGGGATCGACGGGCTGCAGGTGTGCCAGGTGCTGCGGGCCGAGCAGGACCGCACCCCGATCCTGATGCTCACCGCCCGGGTCGAGACCGCGGACCGGATCGCCGGCCTGGATGCCGGTGCGGACGACTACGTGGTCAAGCCGTTCGAGGTCGAGGAGGTCTTCGCCCGGCTGCGGGCACTGCTGCGACGGACGACGGCGGGGGCGGCGACCGACGAGGGCGGTACGGGCGCCGGTCCCGGTGCGACGGACGAGGCCGGGGGAGCCGAGGGGGCCGAGGAGGCGTACGACGCCCGGATCGCGGACAGCGGCGTCGTGGAGGCGGCGGACCTGCGGATCGACGGGCCCTCGCGCCGCGCCTGGCGCGGGGAGCGGGAGCTGGAGCTGACCCGGACCGAGTTCGAGCTGCTGGAGCTGCTGGCCCGCAACGCCGGGATCGTCCTGGACCATTCGACGATCTACGACCGGATCTGGGGCTACGACTTCGGTCCGGGTTCGAAGAACCTCGCGGTGTACGTGGGCTACCTGCGGCGCAAGGTCGATGTCCCGGGCTGCCGCCCGCTGATCCACACGGTGCGCGGCGTCGGTTACGTGCTGCGGGAGGACTGA
- a CDS encoding phosphatase PAP2 family protein — MTAPGPEPGPEPRPPRPDAEPVPPAGPRRPGAVPLLVFAAVCAALFTAVTLTVSVRHGTPLAPERAALRWSTAHHGEPLRSLARALTATGSGPVPYLLAVLAGLLAGRGAAGRLRAVLCAVAALAVGQAIRYGLMELLARPRPPAADWAGHASGYAFPSGHATTSALAAGLLAWGIARRARPAVARTWCVVLALWAVGVGLTRVYLGVHWPGDVLGGWLLAAVLLALALLLEPFALPRRDRLIRPGTSPSSRAFP; from the coding sequence GTGACGGCGCCCGGACCGGAACCGGGGCCGGAACCGCGGCCGCCGCGGCCGGACGCGGAGCCGGTCCCGCCCGCCGGTCCGCGGCGTCCCGGCGCCGTCCCGCTGCTGGTCTTCGCCGCCGTCTGCGCCGCGCTCTTCACCGCCGTGACGCTCACCGTGTCCGTACGCCATGGCACCCCGCTCGCCCCCGAACGGGCCGCCCTCCGCTGGTCCACGGCCCACCACGGGGAGCCGCTGCGCTCCCTGGCCCGTGCGCTGACCGCCACCGGCAGCGGTCCGGTGCCCTATCTGCTGGCGGTGCTCGCCGGTCTGCTGGCCGGCCGCGGTGCGGCGGGCCGGCTGCGCGCGGTGCTCTGCGCCGTCGCCGCCCTCGCCGTCGGCCAGGCGATCCGCTACGGACTGATGGAACTGCTCGCCCGCCCCCGCCCGCCGGCCGCCGACTGGGCCGGGCACGCCTCCGGCTACGCGTTCCCCTCCGGCCATGCCACCACCTCCGCGCTGGCGGCCGGCCTCCTCGCCTGGGGCATCGCCCGGCGCGCCCGCCCCGCCGTGGCCCGTACCTGGTGCGTGGTGCTCGCCCTGTGGGCCGTCGGAGTCGGCCTCACCCGCGTCTACCTGGGGGTCCACTGGCCGGGCGATGTCCTGGGCGGCTGGCTGCTGGCGGCCGTCCTGCTCGCCCTCGCACTGCTCCTGGAGCCGTTCGCCCTCCCGCGCCGTGACCGCCTCATCCGGCCCGGTACAAGCCCCTCGTCACGGGCATTCCCATGA
- the nadE gene encoding ammonia-dependent NAD(+) synthetase yields MTDPASKALQQEIARDLQVTASFDAEQEIERRVAFLTERLTSTGLRSLVLGISGGVDSTTTGRLCQLAVERARAAGHEATFYAMRLPYGVQADEKDAQRALEFIRADRELTVDIRPASDAALQAAVDGGLVFRDAHHQDFVQGNIKARQRMIAQYAVAGAHDGLVVGTDHAAEAVSGFFTKFGDGAADVVPLTGLTKRRVRAVSAALGAPEELVGKVPTADLETLDPGKPDEDALGVSYDQIDDFLEGKPVDAAAAEAIVRRYRLTDHKRALPIAP; encoded by the coding sequence GTGACCGACCCGGCGTCCAAGGCCCTGCAGCAGGAGATCGCCCGGGATCTCCAGGTGACCGCGTCCTTCGACGCCGAGCAGGAGATCGAGCGCCGGGTGGCCTTCCTCACGGAGCGGCTGACCTCCACGGGCCTGCGCTCGCTGGTCCTGGGGATCAGCGGCGGCGTCGACTCCACGACCACGGGCCGGCTCTGCCAGCTCGCCGTGGAGCGGGCCCGCGCCGCCGGGCACGAGGCGACGTTCTACGCGATGCGGCTGCCGTACGGCGTCCAGGCGGACGAGAAGGACGCCCAGCGGGCGCTGGAATTCATCCGCGCCGACCGGGAGCTGACCGTCGACATCCGCCCCGCGAGCGATGCGGCGCTGCAGGCCGCGGTGGACGGCGGGCTGGTCTTCCGCGACGCCCACCACCAGGATTTCGTCCAGGGCAACATCAAGGCGCGGCAGCGCATGATCGCGCAGTACGCGGTCGCGGGCGCCCATGACGGCCTGGTCGTGGGCACCGACCACGCCGCCGAGGCGGTCTCCGGCTTCTTCACCAAGTTCGGTGACGGCGCGGCCGATGTGGTGCCGCTCACCGGGCTGACCAAGCGCCGGGTGCGCGCGGTGTCGGCGGCGCTGGGCGCCCCCGAGGAGCTGGTGGGCAAGGTGCCCACGGCCGACCTGGAGACCCTCGACCCGGGCAAGCCGGACGAGGACGCGCTCGGCGTGAGCTACGACCAGATCGACGACTTCCTGGAGGGCAAGCCGGTCGACGCGGCCGCCGCCGAGGCCATCGTCCGCCGCTACCGCCTCACCGACCACAAGAGGGCACTGCCGATCGCTCCGTGA
- a CDS encoding BlaI/MecI/CopY family transcriptional regulator encodes MSETSPVQRRPAGELEASVLAALWAAEGPLSPAEVQGALGGRLARTTVTTILTRLHDKGAVSRSRAGRGFVYSPIQDSAGLTARRMRSELDKQDDRGTALARFVSQLTSEDEQLLRSLLEGADGAPEGPGAGPQDDPGTAQP; translated from the coding sequence ATGTCGGAGACATCACCCGTGCAGCGGCGCCCGGCCGGTGAGCTGGAGGCGAGCGTGCTCGCGGCGCTCTGGGCGGCCGAGGGGCCGCTGAGCCCCGCCGAGGTACAGGGCGCGCTGGGCGGCCGGCTCGCGCGGACCACCGTCACCACGATCCTCACCCGGCTGCACGACAAGGGTGCGGTCTCCCGCTCCCGGGCCGGCCGCGGTTTCGTGTACTCCCCCATACAGGACTCCGCGGGGCTGACCGCCCGGCGGATGCGGAGCGAACTCGACAAGCAGGACGACCGCGGCACCGCGCTCGCCCGCTTCGTCTCCCAGCTGACCAGCGAGGACGAACAGCTGCTGCGGTCCCTGCTGGAGGGCGCGGACGGCGCCCCCGAGGGTCCGGGAGCCGGCCCGCAGGACGACCCCGGAACCGCCCAGCCATGA
- a CDS encoding glycosyltransferase family 4 protein: MKITLLLHNAYAIGGTVRTTFNLAAALADRHDVEIVSMLRHREVPRFTVDPRVRLVPLVDTRVGSEDMADPLFGEPAQDFPLAEKRHHQYSRLVDVRAAEFLRTSDADVLIGTRPGINVYLARFGPRRALRIAQEHLRHDAHSKRLRAELARHYRTLDALVTTTDADAAVYGARMPLPGVRVLAVPNIVPAPAGPPSEGTAKVIAAAGRLVRGKRFDLLIEAFSAVSAKHPDWRLRIHGGGTERARLQELIDGLGLGERAELTGPRSPIEAEFAKASIVASASDAESFGMTLVEAMRCGVPVVSTDCPLGPAEIIHDGTDGLLVPRGDGRALSGALLRLIEDPQLRHTMAEAALESSHRYDPEPIAERYALLFQELRSTRGRRARQRTLGRARARARRLVRRALRR; this comes from the coding sequence ATGAAGATCACCCTCCTGCTGCACAACGCCTACGCCATCGGCGGCACCGTCCGCACCACCTTCAACCTCGCGGCCGCGCTCGCCGACCGGCACGATGTCGAGATCGTCTCGATGCTGCGGCACCGCGAGGTCCCGCGCTTCACCGTGGACCCCCGGGTGCGGTTGGTGCCGCTGGTGGACACCCGCGTCGGCAGCGAGGACATGGCCGATCCGCTGTTCGGTGAGCCCGCGCAGGACTTCCCGCTCGCCGAGAAGCGGCACCACCAGTACAGCCGGCTGGTCGACGTCCGGGCCGCGGAGTTCCTGCGCACCAGCGACGCGGACGTGCTGATCGGCACCCGGCCCGGCATCAATGTCTACCTGGCCCGGTTCGGCCCCCGCCGGGCCCTGCGGATCGCCCAGGAGCACCTCCGCCACGACGCCCACAGCAAGCGGCTGCGGGCCGAACTCGCCCGCCATTACCGGACGCTGGACGCCCTGGTCACCACCACCGACGCGGATGCCGCTGTCTACGGCGCGCGGATGCCGCTGCCCGGCGTGCGGGTCCTGGCCGTGCCCAACATCGTGCCCGCACCGGCCGGGCCGCCGTCCGAGGGCACCGCGAAGGTGATCGCGGCGGCCGGCCGGCTGGTCCGCGGCAAGCGCTTCGACCTGCTGATCGAGGCGTTCTCCGCGGTCTCGGCCAAGCACCCCGACTGGCGGCTGCGGATACACGGCGGCGGCACCGAGCGCGCCCGGCTCCAGGAGCTGATCGACGGGCTCGGGCTGGGCGAGCGGGCGGAGCTGACCGGGCCGCGCTCCCCGATAGAGGCGGAGTTCGCCAAGGCGTCGATCGTCGCCTCGGCCTCGGACGCGGAGTCCTTCGGCATGACCCTGGTCGAGGCGATGCGCTGCGGTGTTCCCGTCGTCAGCACCGATTGCCCGCTGGGCCCGGCCGAGATCATTCATGACGGTACGGACGGCCTGCTGGTGCCGCGCGGCGACGGCCGGGCGCTGTCCGGCGCTCTCCTCCGGCTCATCGAGGACCCGCAGCTGCGCCACACGATGGCCGAGGCCGCGCTGGAGAGCTCGCACCGCTACGACCCGGAACCGATCGCCGAGCGCTACGCACTCCTCTTCCAGGAGCTCCGGTCGACGCGCGGCCGCCGTGCCCGGCAGCGCACCCTCGGCCGTGCCCGGGCCCGCGCCCGGCGGCTGGTGCGACGGGCCCTGCGGCGCTGA